Proteins encoded in a region of the Tachyglossus aculeatus isolate mTacAcu1 chromosome 11, mTacAcu1.pri, whole genome shotgun sequence genome:
- the LOC119934455 gene encoding LOW QUALITY PROTEIN: keratin, type I cytoskeletal 27-like (The sequence of the model RefSeq protein was modified relative to this genomic sequence to represent the inferred CDS: deleted 1 base in 1 codon) has product MSFRLSGGSRRICSRAGAGPGRLSNSGTGLGAGNGCGIPGVGNGFSCAFGGGAIGGGFCGSGVGGLSGGACSAFIGSEGGLLSGNEKVKMQNLNDRLASYLDNVRALEEANADLERKIKGWYEKFGPGSCRGLDHDYSRYFPIIEELKNEIISATTCNATIVLQNDNARLTADDFRLKYENELALHQSVEADINGLRRVLDELTVCITDLEIQCENLTDEITCLKKKHEEEIKVLQCAAGGNVNVEMNAAPGVDLTVLLNNMRAEYEDLAEQNRRDAEAWFNEKSASLQQQITDDAGATNTARNELTELKRTLQTLEIELQSLLAMKHSYECSLSETEGNYFIQLTQIQAQIAALEDQLQQIRTESEGQKLEYEQLLDIKIYLEKEIKTYCCLIDGEDKACKSSCFKSKGFVPGGSGSQSKDATETTVVKTVVEELDQRGKVVSLRVHSVEEKSSKISNITVEQRVPS; this is encoded by the exons ATGTCTTTCCGACTTTCTGGTGGGTCCAGGAGGATTTGCTCCAGGGCTGGTGCTGGGCCCGGGAGACTTTCCAATagcggcacgggcctgggagctgggaatGGCTGTGGGATTCCAGGCGTCGGGAATGGCTTTTCTTGCGCTTTTGGGGGGGGGGCCATC GGGGGAGGCTTTTGTGGCAGTGGAGTTGGGGGCTTGAGTGGAGGGGCTTGCTCTGCTTTCATCGGGAGCGAGGGCGGGCTCCTGTCCGGGAACGAGAAGGTGAAAATGCAGAACCTGAACGACCGCCTGGCCTCTTACTTGGACAACGTGCGGGCCCTGGAGGAGGCCAACGCCGACCTGGAGCGGAAGATCAAGGGCTGGTATGAGAAATTTGGTCCCGGCTCTTGCCGGGGACTCGACCATGACTACAGTAGGTATTTCCCAATCATCGAAGAGCTTAAGAACGAG ATTATTTCAGCGACCACCTGCAATGCCACCATAGTTCTCCAGAACGACAACGCCAGGCTGACGGCTGATGACTTCAGGCTGAA GTATGAGAATGAGCTGGCTCTCCACCAGAGTGTCGAAGCTGACATCAACGGACTCCGCAGAGTGTTGGATGAGCTAACCGTCTGTATCACAGACCTGGAGATCCAATGCGAGAACCTCACCGACGAGATAACCTGTCTCAAAAAGAAGCATGAGGAG gAAATAAAAGTTCTCCAGTGTGCGGCAGGTGGGAATGTGAACGTGGAAATGAACGCGGCCCCGGGGGTCGACCTGACAGTCCTGCTGAACAACATGAGGGCCGAGTATGAAGATTTAGCTGAGCAGAACCGCAGAGACGCCGAAGCCTGGTTCAACGAGAAG AGCGCATCCCTGCAGCAGCAGATCACCGACGATGCCGGGGCCACCAACACCGCCAGGAACGAACTCACGGAGTTGAAACGAACCCTCCAGACCTTGGAAATAGAGCTCCAGTCGCTCCTGGCCATG AAACATTCCTATGAATGCTCCTTGTCAGAGACGGAGGGAAACTACTTTATCCAGCTGACCCAAATCCAGGCTCAGATTGCGGCCCTGGAGGACCAACTGCAACAGATCAGAACCGAAAGCGAAGGACAGAAGCTGGAGTATGAACAGCTCTTGGATATTAAGATCTATTTGGAAAAAGAAATTAAAACCTACTGCTGCTTGATAGATGGAGAAGATAA AGCATGCAAATCTTCATGTTTCAAGTCGAAAGGATTTGTACCTGGAGGTTCAGGAAGTCAATCCAAAG ACGCCACAGAGACCACTGTAGTGAAAACAGTAGTTGAGGAGCTAGATCAACGTGGTAAAGTTGTTTCACTGAGAGTTCATTCAGTTGAAGAAAAATCCTCGAAGATAAGCAATATTACCGTGGAACAGAGGGTCCCTTCCTAA